From Caminibacter mediatlanticus TB-2, the proteins below share one genomic window:
- the napA gene encoding nitrate reductase catalytic subunit NapA, whose amino-acid sequence MSMNRRDFLKTTAAVAAASAAGIAIPQEAKAAAENTQQDWQWDKAVCRFCGTGCGIMLATKDNKVVAVKGDPYSPVNRGINCIKGYFNAKIMYGADRLTQPLLRMNDKGEFDKNGKFRPVSWKRAFDEMEKQFKKYYNELGPTGVAIFGSGQYTIQEGYAAVKLVKGGWRSNNIDPNARHCMASAVVGFYQTFGIDEPAGCYDDIELTDTVVAWGSNMAENHPILWARVSDAKLNNPDKYIVVNLSTYRNRCSNLADIEIIFRPGTDLAIQNYIAREILHRNAINSDFVKKHTIFATGHADIGYGLRNPKKAKALGYSDKEMQTIKKQDAKVVTEEEAIALSAIGKWKAGDIMEMKHNKGKGPVLHWEISFEDFKKAVEPYTLDYVAKIAKGDEKESLDSFKTKLKRLADLYCDPNRKVVSFWTMGFNQHYRGSWVNEQIYMIHLLLGKQSLPGNGAFSLTGQPSACGTAREVGTFAHRLPSDMLVANPKHRKITEKLWKLPEGTINPKVGSHFLKIMRDMEEGKIKWVWVHVNNPWQNTANANHWLKTARTMDNFIVVNECYPGVSARVADLILPIAMIYEKWGAYGNAERRTQHWRQQVVAPGIAMPDLWTIAEFSKRFKLKEVWKEHKLPDGTVLPNVLDKAKEMGYSPDDTLFDVLFNRPEYRKNFPWPDPIAKNPQTGKLHPNTEAAGDGREIIGSDGKPFKGYGFFIQKALWEEYRKFGLGHAHDLADFDTYHKVRGLRWPVVNGKETKWRFNVDYDPYARKYAKPGEKFAFYGPLLKTIKRGNLQGPVASKGKINLKNKAKIFFRPFMVHPEDPRYDKNGYNFWLCTGRVLEHWHTGTMTMRVPELYRAMPEALCYMNPEDAKELGLQRFDLVVIESRRGKVKARIETRGRNKPPRGLVMVPWFDEKILINKVCLDATCPLSKETDYKKAAVKIYKA is encoded by the coding sequence ATGTCAATGAATAGAAGAGATTTTCTAAAAACCACAGCAGCAGTAGCAGCTGCAAGTGCAGCAGGAATTGCTATTCCACAAGAAGCAAAAGCTGCAGCTGAAAATACACAACAAGATTGGCAATGGGATAAAGCTGTTTGTAGATTTTGTGGGACAGGATGTGGAATTATGCTTGCTACAAAAGACAATAAAGTAGTAGCAGTAAAAGGTGACCCTTATTCTCCTGTAAACAGAGGTATTAACTGTATTAAAGGTTATTTTAACGCTAAAATTATGTATGGTGCTGATAGATTGACTCAACCACTTCTTAGAATGAATGATAAAGGTGAATTTGACAAAAATGGTAAATTTAGACCTGTTAGCTGGAAAAGAGCATTTGATGAAATGGAGAAACAATTTAAAAAATACTATAATGAATTAGGACCAACTGGTGTTGCAATTTTTGGTTCTGGACAATATACAATCCAAGAAGGATATGCAGCAGTTAAACTTGTTAAAGGTGGATGGAGAAGTAATAATATAGACCCAAATGCAAGACACTGTATGGCAAGTGCAGTTGTTGGATTTTATCAAACATTTGGAATTGATGAACCTGCTGGATGTTATGATGATATTGAACTTACTGATACTGTTGTTGCTTGGGGTTCTAATATGGCAGAAAACCACCCAATTTTATGGGCAAGAGTATCTGATGCAAAATTAAATAATCCTGATAAATATATAGTAGTTAACCTATCAACTTACAGAAATAGATGCTCTAACTTAGCAGATATTGAAATTATTTTTAGACCAGGTACTGACCTTGCAATTCAAAACTACATAGCAAGAGAAATTTTACATAGAAATGCTATAAACTCAGATTTTGTAAAAAAACATACAATTTTTGCAACAGGACATGCTGATATTGGATATGGATTAAGAAATCCTAAAAAAGCAAAAGCCCTTGGTTATAGCGATAAAGAGATGCAAACTATTAAAAAACAAGATGCAAAAGTGGTAACAGAAGAAGAAGCAATAGCACTTAGTGCAATTGGTAAATGGAAAGCTGGTGATATAATGGAGATGAAACACAATAAAGGAAAAGGACCTGTATTACATTGGGAAATTAGTTTTGAAGATTTCAAAAAAGCAGTTGAGCCATATACACTTGATTATGTAGCAAAAATTGCAAAAGGTGATGAAAAAGAATCACTTGATAGCTTTAAAACTAAACTTAAAAGATTAGCTGACCTTTATTGTGACCCTAATAGAAAAGTTGTGAGTTTCTGGACTATGGGATTTAACCAACATTATAGAGGAAGTTGGGTTAATGAACAAATTTATATGATTCATCTATTACTTGGAAAACAATCACTTCCTGGAAACGGAGCGTTTTCTCTTACAGGTCAACCAAGTGCATGTGGAACTGCAAGAGAAGTTGGAACATTTGCTCATAGACTTCCATCAGATATGCTTGTAGCAAATCCAAAACATAGAAAAATTACTGAAAAATTATGGAAACTTCCAGAAGGAACTATAAATCCAAAAGTTGGTAGCCACTTCCTAAAAATAATGAGAGATATGGAAGAAGGAAAAATTAAATGGGTATGGGTCCATGTAAATAACCCATGGCAAAATACTGCAAATGCAAATCATTGGCTAAAAACTGCAAGGACTATGGATAACTTTATTGTTGTAAATGAATGTTACCCTGGTGTTTCTGCAAGAGTAGCTGATTTAATTTTACCAATAGCTATGATTTATGAAAAATGGGGAGCTTATGGTAATGCAGAAAGAAGAACTCAACATTGGAGACAACAAGTAGTAGCACCTGGAATTGCAATGCCAGACTTATGGACAATTGCAGAATTTTCAAAAAGATTTAAATTAAAAGAAGTATGGAAAGAACATAAACTTCCTGATGGAACAGTACTTCCAAATGTGCTTGATAAAGCAAAAGAGATGGGATATTCACCTGATGATACACTATTTGATGTGCTATTTAATAGACCAGAATATAGAAAAAATTTCCCTTGGCCAGATCCAATCGCTAAAAACCCACAAACTGGCAAACTTCATCCAAATACAGAAGCAGCAGGTGATGGAAGAGAAATTATAGGAAGTGATGGAAAACCATTTAAAGGATATGGATTCTTTATTCAAAAAGCATTATGGGAAGAATATAGAAAATTTGGATTAGGTCATGCTCACGACTTAGCAGATTTCGATACATATCATAAAGTAAGAGGTCTTAGATGGCCAGTTGTTAATGGTAAAGAGACAAAATGGAGATTTAATGTAGATTATGACCCATATGCAAGAAAATATGCAAAACCAGGTGAAAAATTTGCATTTTATGGCCCACTTCTAAAAACAATTAAAAGAGGTAATCTTCAAGGACCTGTTGCAAGCAAAGGCAAAATTAATCTTAAAAATAAAGCAAAAATATTCTTTAGACCATTTATGGTTCACCCAGAAGACCCAAGATATGATAAAAATGGATATAACTTCTGGCTATGTACAGGAAGAGTACTTGAACATTGGCATACTGGAACTATGACAATGAGAGTACCAGAGCTTTATCGTGCAATGCCAGAAGCATTATGTTATATGAACCCAGAAGATGCAAAAGAATTAGGACTTCAAAGATTTGATTTAGTGGTAATTGAAAGTAGAAGAGGTAAAGTTAAAGCAAGAATTGAGACAAGAGGAAGAAACAAACCACCAAGAGGTCTTGTAATGGTTCCTTGGTTTGATGAAAAAATTCTAATTAATAAAGTTTGTCTTGATGCAACATGTCCATTAAGTAAAGAGACCGATTATAAAAAAGCAGCAGTAAAAATTTATAAAGCATAA
- the modA gene encoding molybdate ABC transporter substrate-binding protein — MRLFFIIFLSTFVFAKTLYIAASSNISYAMKDLINEYKKQYKNTYIKIIYASSGKLTAQILHNAPYDIFLSANMKYPEVLYKNKKALTKPKVFARGLISLFSVKYDNLSIKSLLTAKQIAIANPKFAPYGKAAIEMMKNAKIYNKIKDKLIYSETVTGVIPYVINSADIGIIAKSSLYSKKIKNLGKYYYKDVNISLYSPINQGVVLLTNKKEARNFYNFLFTKKAKNIFKRYGYLE, encoded by the coding sequence ATGAGACTATTTTTTATTATATTTTTATCTACATTTGTATTTGCAAAAACTTTATACATAGCAGCATCATCAAACATTAGTTATGCTATGAAAGACTTAATAAATGAATATAAAAAACAATATAAAAATACGTATATTAAAATAATTTATGCAAGTAGTGGAAAGCTTACTGCTCAAATATTACATAATGCTCCGTATGATATATTTTTATCAGCTAATATGAAATATCCAGAAGTTTTGTATAAAAATAAAAAAGCCCTAACAAAACCAAAAGTATTTGCAAGAGGATTAATCTCTCTTTTTAGTGTGAAATATGATAATCTATCAATAAAATCTTTACTAACTGCAAAACAAATAGCAATAGCAAATCCAAAATTTGCACCATATGGAAAAGCTGCGATAGAAATGATGAAAAATGCAAAAATTTATAATAAGATTAAAGATAAATTAATATATTCAGAAACAGTTACAGGAGTAATACCATATGTAATAAATTCAGCAGATATAGGTATAATTGCAAAATCATCACTTTATTCTAAAAAAATAAAAAATTTAGGAAAATATTATTATAAAGATGTTAATATTTCACTTTATTCTCCTATAAATCAAGGAGTTGTTTTACTTACAAATAAAAAAGAAGCAAGGAATTTTTATAATTTTTTATTTACTAAAAAAGCAAAAAATATTTTTAAAAGGTATGGATATCTTGAATGA
- the modB gene encoding molybdate ABC transporter permease subunit, whose amino-acid sequence MIDFTPFILSFKLAFIVTVILLIISIPYAYFLSNTKSKIKPFLEAITALPIVLPPSVLGFYLLILLSPNSLIGSVFYDLFNIKLVFSFEGLVVASCIYSFPFMTQPIQSGFESIPKSLIEASYVSGKGKVITLFRVILPNMKPFLLTAIVITFAHTIGEFGVVLMIGGSIPGKTEVASVAIYNYVEMLDYKSAHIYSAIMLFISFIVLFIVYFINYKIKRKVNDLY is encoded by the coding sequence TTGATTGATTTTACTCCTTTTATTTTATCTTTTAAATTAGCATTTATTGTAACTGTTATTTTACTTATAATTTCTATCCCATATGCTTATTTTCTCTCAAATACAAAATCTAAAATAAAACCTTTTTTAGAAGCAATTACAGCCCTTCCTATTGTTTTACCACCCTCAGTCCTTGGTTTTTATCTTCTTATTTTATTATCTCCAAATTCATTAATTGGAAGTGTTTTTTATGACTTATTTAATATTAAACTTGTTTTTAGTTTTGAGGGGTTAGTAGTTGCAAGTTGTATATATTCTTTTCCTTTTATGACCCAACCAATTCAAAGTGGGTTTGAGAGTATTCCAAAAAGTTTAATTGAAGCTTCGTATGTAAGTGGAAAAGGCAAAGTTATTACTCTTTTTAGAGTAATTCTTCCTAATATGAAACCGTTTTTATTAACTGCTATTGTTATAACTTTTGCTCATACTATTGGTGAATTTGGAGTTGTGTTGATGATTGGAGGTAGTATTCCTGGAAAAACTGAGGTTGCAAGTGTTGCAATTTATAATTATGTTGAAATGCTTGATTATAAAAGCGCACATATTTATAGTGCAATTATGCTTTTTATTAGCTTTATTGTGTTATTTATTGTTTATTTTATAAATTACAAAATTAAAAGAAAAGTAAATGATTTATATTGA
- a CDS encoding ABC transporter ATP-binding protein: MIYIDVEKKLFSSSGEIDLKVNVKIKKGEFIAIKGSSGSGKTTLLRIIAGLEKSKGEIIVFDKVWQNEKIFLPPQKREVGFVFQDYALFPNMSVLDNLLYVNKDKKFALKLLEMVDLISLKDRYPQMLSGGQKQRVALIRAIIKKPKILLLDEPFSALDPIMREKLQNDLILIHKEFKLTTIMVSHMPSEIYKLANRVVTIEKGEILNISSAINSLLGCKGSEKFSIEGKIIDIIKADILNIAIIDIGNKLVEVVISEYEKEQLKIGDIVSISTKAFNLNISKKG; the protein is encoded by the coding sequence ATGATTTATATTGATGTAGAGAAAAAACTTTTTAGTAGCAGTGGAGAGATAGATTTAAAAGTTAATGTAAAAATTAAAAAAGGTGAATTTATTGCTATTAAAGGAAGTAGTGGCAGTGGAAAAACTACACTTTTAAGAATTATTGCAGGACTTGAAAAATCAAAAGGAGAGATAATAGTTTTTGATAAAGTTTGGCAAAATGAAAAAATATTTTTACCTCCTCAAAAAAGAGAAGTTGGATTTGTATTTCAAGATTATGCTCTTTTTCCAAATATGAGTGTGTTAGATAATTTATTGTATGTAAATAAAGATAAAAAGTTTGCATTAAAACTGCTTGAAATGGTAGATTTAATTTCTCTAAAAGATAGATATCCTCAAATGTTAAGTGGTGGTCAAAAGCAAAGAGTTGCTTTAATTAGGGCTATAATAAAAAAACCAAAAATATTATTGCTTGATGAGCCTTTTTCAGCATTAGACCCTATAATGAGAGAAAAACTTCAAAATGATTTAATTTTAATTCATAAAGAGTTTAAATTAACTACTATTATGGTTTCTCATATGCCAAGTGAAATTTATAAACTTGCAAATAGAGTAGTTACTATTGAAAAAGGGGAAATATTAAACATCTCTTCTGCTATTAATTCACTTTTAGGATGTAAAGGTAGTGAAAAATTCTCAATAGAAGGAAAAATTATTGATATAATAAAAGCTGATATATTAAATATTGCTATAATTGATATAGGAAATAAATTAGTTGAAGTTGTTATTTCAGAATATGAAAAAGAACAATTAAAAATAGGAGATATAGTAAGTATATCAACAAAAGCATTTAATTTAAATATTTCAAAAAAGGGTTAA
- a CDS encoding response regulator transcription factor produces MKILVVEDDIFIGESIKDYFELQGNRVDYYSSPLKALEEIYPSNYDIFLIDINMPEMNGYEFYNELKNYASDVPVIFITAYSDIEHIEKAFDLGAADYIKKPFELKELELRVKRLVFKKTNCVEITENYKFDLGKLKLFYKNKEVDLTQNEKYFLELLVKNIGQVVDTTTLRDYVWDGKDICNNTIRTHVKKLRSKLKENFIKNVRGSGYKIEKQ; encoded by the coding sequence TTGAAAATTTTAGTTGTAGAAGATGATATTTTTATTGGAGAGAGTATAAAAGATTACTTTGAACTTCAAGGAAATAGGGTTGATTATTATTCATCCCCTCTAAAAGCATTAGAAGAGATATATCCAAGTAATTATGATATTTTTTTAATTGATATTAATATGCCGGAGATGAATGGATATGAATTTTATAACGAGTTAAAAAATTATGCTTCTGATGTACCTGTTATTTTTATTACTGCATATTCAGATATTGAACATATAGAAAAAGCATTTGATTTAGGTGCTGCTGATTATATTAAAAAACCTTTTGAACTTAAAGAGCTTGAACTTAGAGTAAAAAGATTAGTATTTAAAAAGACTAACTGTGTTGAAATTACAGAAAATTATAAGTTTGATTTAGGCAAACTAAAACTTTTTTACAAAAATAAAGAAGTGGATTTAACTCAAAATGAAAAATATTTTTTAGAACTTTTAGTAAAAAATATTGGTCAAGTTGTTGATACTACTACTCTTAGAGATTATGTTTGGGATGGAAAGGATATTTGTAATAATACGATAAGGACTCATGTAAAAAAACTTAGAAGCAAACTTAAAGAAAATTTTATAAAAAATGTAAGAGGAAGTGGGTACAAAATTGAGAAACAGTAG